GCTGCTGCCgagaagcaggaggagaagcAAGAGAGAACCCTCCCCAAGGGGCTGCAAGCGACAAGGTTGAGGCACTCCATCCAGCCCCATCCCCGAAGGAGCAGGACTCAGGACGGTCAGACAAGTGTAAATCTCCTCTGCCGGGGTGGCTGCCTTCCCCTGCACTCCAGATCCGCTGGCATACTGCACCTGGGGGGGAGgtgggctgcccaggcaggggtATGTTGTCCGCTTGCCCACCTCCCAAAGCCATCGACttccccctgctctccccaggaaAGGACCACGGCCGGTGCTGCTGGGAACTCACTGGCTTCCACCACGCCTACTGGGGAGCAGGTGCAGAGAACCCTGTCAGGCGAGCTcgcaagggaagggaaaaatgtACAGGAAGGGGCACAGGGCACAAGGGAATTACGTGTGATCCTCCAACTCTCACCACCACTCCGGGGATTGGTGTTTTCAGGCACCGACATCCCGGCTGGCTCACCACATCCCCCCGAGCAGCCTGCGAGGTTTTCCCAGGGGAGCGCCGCCCCTTCCCCCGCCGAGGCCCCGGATCAAAGCGCGCCCTGTGCATTATCCTGGTGCTCCGGAGAGTGCTCCTGCCGCGGCGGCCACAAAGGGAACAAGGGCTCCCGCATCACCAGCGAGTGCATCAATTACTTCCAGTGGCTGCCTCGTGCTAATCcgcttcccctccttccccgGGCCGGGTGTTTGGGGGCCTAGCTGCCGAAGGGGCTGCCCTAGCAGCTCGTGGGTGCAGGCTGAACCGGCAGCAAGTGGTGGGGAGGAAGAGGTGCAAGTCTGCAGAGGTAGAGATGGAGGGTCCCCAGGATTCTGGCaatcctgctcctgccagccgCTCTGCTGGGATTATCCTTCACACAGTTTGCCCCAGGCTaaaaacggggggggggggggggggggcacatcCCTCTTCCCTGGACACGCCAGAGGACACACAGAGCATCCCAATACTGGCAGGGACAAGCTCCCCGCGGGACATGCAGCCCTTATGGTGTGTCAGGAGAGCCTCCCGTGCCTGTGGACCGATGGTCTCCAACCACCAGGCACGGGGCCACGAACTCAGCGGCACAAAGCTGGCACCGTGCCCTCTTGCCAAGCCAGCAGCTTGGCAAATCCACTGTCACTGTCCTGGCTGCGACAGCCCCAAACCTCCCTGCTTGCCAAACTCACGCTGACcccctcagcactgcagcacagtGATGTCCCCACGCACGCCCCAGTTACCTCACGGCAGTCGTGGTGGGGTTgtgccctgtgccagtgttCAGATCTCAGGTAGTATTTAGCTGTTTCACCTTATGCATTTCCCAAAGGCAAAAATTCCGGTGAAAAAACAAATTTGTCCTCACCTCCAGCTGCACGGATGGATGTCCCAGCATCGTGCTATGCTGTAGGACATCAGTTTGTacccgtgctggagcaggaagaGACTCCCATGCAATGGACTGAGACAAACCCCCATGCAGAGTGCTGGGGAGCACAGAGCCAAGAGCTGACATATCTCAACATGACCTGAAGCTGTACCAGCCCCTCGGATCCATTTTCACCCCCTTTCGGGGTGCTGCGATCCTCCACCCTGACCCTGGGCTGTTACTGAGCTGCCAAGCTCCTGCTTCCACCcactctcctcctcttcctccccactCCCCAGCCACGCCTGATATCCACCACCACGAGCCAGCATTACCGCCGTGTCACCACAGGACAGAGTCCGAAACCCCGCAGCCACCAGGCTGAGCAAAGGGAACTTCCCGGGCAGCCTCTCCTTTTAATTGGTGCTAATTGCTGCGTCTGTTCGTGCTGGCTGGGGAGATGTCATTGTTGAAAGGCACAGAGGGGAAGGCTCGGGGAGCTAATCCAGCTTTCAGCCGCTAAACCCTTCGAAGGCGGGTGATGGAGAAGCTCTTTCACGTCCCTTCAGAGAGGGCACAAAGCCCgagaggggaaagggagaaagaaggggAGCGAATCAACAGGAAAAAACTACTTTCACACGCAGCTCGGGGAAGGGTCTTTGTGTGCGAGGCTGTCGGGGGGGGCTTGAAGGGACGGCGCTGCGGCCCCgcctcctcttccctccctcgTTTATCTTTTCAGCTCCATCTGCCAAAAGGGTGACGCAGCTGGGGGGCAGGATGCTCAGAGCAAGGGACCCTCATCCTGCCCTGGACAAGATGAACAGAAAACGTGCAGATGCTGCTCAAAATTGAGCCTCCTGTGGTTTAACCCCTTTTGTGCCAGCAGAGCCACCTCCACTGCTATCGTGCTGCTTTACTGCAGAACGTGGCGGTGAAGCAGGTGCAGAGTTGGGGCAGTGAGTGGGGTGAGGTCCTCCTTGTGCCCTGGGGGTTTCCATGGGCTCACGCACCTGCTGGAGGCCTCCCCCGCCTgacctgcagcagccctgggagggtGCAAAATGAAGGGTTTTTCCTGAGTTCCAAAACTCATCTTTCTGAAACAAGTGGAAAACCACAAGGGCTGGCACATTCCCAAGGGCATGAGGTGGCTTAAAGCATCAGCTCCAGCACTTGCTTTGAATCCACTGCCTTTTTAGTCATTCTTAGAAGAAATCTGGTGTAACATGTATATATTGTAGCAGACAGCTGGGTTCTCAACAAGACATCGATCACAAATACTAACAAGTCCTGCTGACCTCTGGCACATCCACTGAGCCTTTCAGAGGCTGATTAATGGTATAGCTTTCCCGTGTCTCCATCCTTCCACTGCCCCCTGAGACTTGGGCTCCTGTCCAGGAGGAGCAAAAGGCTGTTCCTCCCTCTCCCAGACCTTTACAGGGCTCTAGCATCCCCCAGCCCTATCCCAAACTAGCACAAAAAGCAAAAGTCTCCACCAACAGGACAGTCAACTAATACCAGTTTgatgttttgaaaatgttgcaTTTTAGTGACAATATTTTTAACTTAGGGAAACCTTTGCAAGGACAGACAAGCTAAAACCACCACATAAACTGAAAATGAAGGATGAAATTTCAAATGAGGGAACCTCAACCTCTGCCAGGGTTTTctgcctgctccctgtccccaagcACATCTCACAGGGAACTGCTGCAATTGCCCATCCGGCCCATGGACAGCTGGTCTGCTGCCCAAGGGAAGCAATCCCAGAGGGGCATCCTGCGCTGAGGTCTGCTGACTGGCTGGAAGACACCAGTGATTTTTGGGAGGGTTTTGGTGCTTTGGCTCATGGTGGAACCACTACATCTCTTACAGGACActtgcagcagaggcagggtAGATGGTTGAGCCTTTCCCAATCCTCCAGCATAGGGGATGCTCCCCAGCATCTCTGGACAAGCACTTGGCTCAGCACCCATCACTTCCTACCCTGATGACCTGTTTTAGCATTTCAgcctcagaaaacaaaaatgtttaaaaatgccTTACCCAGACATTCATTGGCCTCACGGGCACTAGCCCGCTGCCAGGGCCGGTCGTAGTGGAAAGGCTTGCAGCGGTCACACTCGGGTCCCTCTGTGTTGTGCTTGCAGTCGCACACCAGCTTCTGCTCCTTGTCCTTAATGCAGCGTGCCGCGTGTCCGTTGCACTTGCAGCGCCCgcccacctgcagctcccccaCCGCATAGTAGTAGGGGCTGGAGCCCGTGCCCCCCTCCTCGTCACCGGCGTCCCGGCCTCCCAGGTCACGGAAGAGATGCGGGCGGCTGAAGACCACGCGGATGTCGGTGGCCGTCACCCAGTCCTGCAGCACGGGGCTGCTGTCGAAGTCCTGGGCCGAGGGTCGCCCGTCAAGGGTGCTGAAAGCGATGAGCCCCCCAGTGAGTGGGTAGAGGTCGGTGAGGCCATCAGTGCACAGGGCCTCCTGCTCGTTCTGCTTGGTGACTGTGGCTTTGCTGGGCTTGCCGTAGATCTTACGGCACTGGGACGAGTAGTACTGGTAGGGCACCCAGGTCTTGCCATAGTCCATGGACTTGAGGATGGCAGTGGACTCGGGCCGGGGTGAGCAGAACTGGAGGCTGACATAGACCACCTCAAACTTCTTGCCAAGGGAGAGGGTGAGAGTGACGTTCTGGGGTGAGTGGTGGAGTGTTTCTGAGCGCCAACAGGTCATGTTGGAGGCAGTGTTGAGGTCAGTCAGGTAGGCAGGTGGGTGGGCTCGCCGGGGGTCTGAGGCATTGCAGTGCCGTGTCGGAGGCTTCCCGCACGTGCTGGAGGCTTGAACCTCCTTCCCAAAGGCAGCATTGACAAATTCAGGGATGCAGCGTCGAGGAGCACCGCCCTCATCGTAGCAAGGGTCTGGGGGGGTCTGCTGGGCCACGAAGGGGTTCACTGTCTGTGACAGGCCCAGCATGGCAGTGGTGAGGAGCAGGcgcaggagctgcaggacctCCATCCTTCCGGGGAGAGGAAAGTGGCTCCTCC
The Cinclus cinclus chromosome 16, bCinCin1.1, whole genome shotgun sequence DNA segment above includes these coding regions:
- the NTN3 gene encoding netrin-3 — translated: MEVLQLLRLLLTTAMLGLSQTVNPFVAQQTPPDPCYDEGGAPRRCIPEFVNAAFGKEVQASSTCGKPPTRHCNASDPRRAHPPAYLTDLNTASNMTCWRSETLHHSPQNVTLTLSLGKKFEVVYVSLQFCSPRPESTAILKSMDYGKTWVPYQYYSSQCRKIYGKPSKATVTKQNEQEALCTDGLTDLYPLTGGLIAFSTLDGRPSAQDFDSSPVLQDWVTATDIRVVFSRPHLFRDLGGRDAGDEEGGTGSSPYYYAVGELQVGGRCKCNGHAARCIKDKEQKLVCDCKHNTEGPECDRCKPFHYDRPWQRASAREANECLACNCNLHARRCRFNMELFKLSGRKSGGVCLNCRHNTAGRHCHYCKEGFYRDLSKTITDRKACKACDCHPVGAAGKTCNQTTGQCPCKDGVTGLTCNRCAKGYQQSRSPVAPCIKIPAINPTSLVTSTEAPADCDSYCKPAKGNYKINMKKYCKKDYVVQVNILEMETVANWAKFTINILSVYKCRDERVKRGDNFLWIHLKDLSCKCPKIQISKKYLVMGISENSTDRPGLMADKNSLVIQWRDAWTRRLRKLQRREKKGKCVKP